A window of Pararhodobacter sp. genomic DNA:
GGTTCATTCGGGTTGATCCGAGAGGTCAGGCCACCAAGGCCAGAGGGCATACAAGCGGACAAGGCCAATGCGCCGGTCAACGCCAAAAGCGCACGTCGGGTCGTGCGCGGCTGGATGAGGCTTTGGGCGTGGCGGGCTAGGGTTTTTACGAAGCGCATCGAACTCCTCACGGTGGCGGCTTGCGGCGGGCGTCGCCGCTTGCAACACTAAGGATTAGACCCGGTGAAGTAAACGTGTCAGGTGCAGTCGTATGACTCATGAGCAAGAACCCGAGCATTCCGAACCGCTGTTTGCGGCCAGCCCGCGCCGCGTGCCGTCGGGGCTGCATCTGGTGGCCACGCCGATTGGTGCCGCGCGCGACATCACCCTGCGCACGCTGGACATTCTGGCCGGGGCCGATGTGCTGGCCGCCGAGGACACGCGCAGCTTGCGGCGCTTGATGGAAATGCACGGGGTGCGCGTGGCGGGGCGGCCCCTGTTGGCCTATCACGACCATAACGGCGCACAGATGCGCCCGCGTCTGCTGGCCGCGCTGGCCGAGGGGAAATCGGTGGCCTTTGCGCCCGAAGCAGGCACGCCGATGGTCTCGGACCCCGGCTATCAGTTGGCGCGCGCGGCGATTGATGCGGGGTTTCCCGTGGTCGCCGCCCCCGGCGCCTCGGCGGTGCTGGCCGCGCTTGCGGTGGGTGGCCTGCCGACAGATCGCTTTTGTTTCATGGGCTTCGCCCCCGCCCAGGCCGGGGCGCGCAAGCGCTTCTTGGCCGAGGCCGCGTTGATCCCGGCGACGCTGGCGTTTTACGAATCCCCCAAGCGCATTCATCGAATGTTAGCGGAAGTGGCGGAAACTCTGGGCGAGACGCGGGCCTGTGCGCTGTGTCGCGAATTGACAAAACGCTATGAGGAGGTCGTGCGCGGCACCGTGGCCGAGGTGGTCGCGCAGATTGAGGGACGGGATCTGAAGGGCGAAATCGTGCTGCTGGTCGGCCGCGCGCCCGAAGGGTCTGGCGCGGCGATTGATCTTGATGGCGCCTTGCGGGCGGCGCTTGACGGGTCAACTCTGCGTGAGGCGGTCGATGACGTTTCGGCGATGACCGGGTTGCCGCGACGGCAGGTGTATCAACGGGCGCTGGCCCTGACCCAAAAGGACGACGATTGAGCGGTGCTGTCTCGTATCATGCCGGGCTTTCCGCCGAAGATCAGGTCGCGCGCGACTATGTGCGGCGGGGATTTCCGGTTGCCGCGCGGCGTTGGCGCGGAAAGGGCGGCGAAATCGACCTGATCCTGCGCGATGGCGCGGGGTTCGTGTTCGTCGAGGTCAAGAAAAGCCGCGACCACGCGCGCGCCGCCGAACGGCTGCGCCCGCAACAGATGCAGCGCCTGTTCGCGGCCGCCAGCGAATATCTGGGGCAATGCCCGACCGGGTTGGACACCTTCGCGCGGTTCGACGTGGCGCTGATTGATGCCCAAGGCCGGATTCAGATCCTTGAGAATGCCCTGAGCGGGTGAAACCTGCGCCAAGCCACGCGCGTGGCAATTGAAACTTCCGTGCGGCTGGGTCATCTAGGGAACAAGGATAAACCTCGGTAACCGGCTGGAGATGCCATGACACTGCGAATCGCTTTTCAAATGGATCCGATCAACGCGGTGAACATCAACGCCGACAGCTCGTTTCGCCTCGCCGAAGAGGCGCAGGCGCGTGGCCATGAGCTGTTCTATTACACGCCCGACCGCCTGACCTTTGATGAGGGGCGCGTGGTGGCCCGCGCCTGGCCGCTCAAGGTGCAGCGCGTCCAGGGCGATCACGCGCATCTGGGCGATGAAATCACGCTGGATCTGTCCACCGTCGATGTCGTTTGGCTGCGCCAGGATCCGCCATTCGACATGGCCTATATCACCTCGACGCATCTGCTGGACATGATCCGCGACACGACGCTGGTGGTGAATGACCCGTTCTGGGTGCGTAACTACCCGGAGAAACTGCTGGTTTTGCGGTTCCAGGACCTGACGCCGCCGACCATGATCGCGCGCACGCTGCATGACATTCGCGCCTTCAAGCACCGTCACGGCGACATCATCCTCAAGCCGCTCTATGGCAATGGCGGCGCGGGGGTGTTCCGGCTGGATACCGAGGACCGCAATCTGGCGTCGCTGCATGAATTGTTCACCGGCTTCTCGCGCGAGCCGCTGATCGTGCAGAAATTCCTGCCCGCAGTGTCCAAGGGCGACAAGCGGGTGATTCTGGTCGATGGCGAACCCGTTGGCGCGATCAACCGCGTCCCCGCCAAGGGCGAGACGCGTTCGAACATGCATGTGGGCGGGCGCGCCGAAAAAACGGACCTGACCGACCGCGACCGCGAGATTTGCGCCAAGATCGGGCCATTGTTGCGCGAAAAAGGGCAGGTGTTTGTCGGCATCGACGTGATCGGCGACTGGCTGACCGAGATCAACCTGACCTCGCCCACCGGCATCCAGGAACTGGAGCGTTTTGACGGGATCAATGTCGCCGGAAAAATCTGGGACGCCATCGAGGCGCGCCGTGCCGGGGCATGACGTGGCAAGCGCGGGCAATCAATCAGCTCTGTCGGCTGACCATCCGGCGCGCCTTTGCCCGCCAGAGTGACCCGGTTGCGACTCGCCGCGCCATAAACCGCCTGTCGCGACTTGGCGCCTGGTCGCCGCCCCTCTCGCTGAGCCAGGAGGGGCGGATCGGCGGCGTGTCGGGGCTGTGGATTTCGAACCAGCGCCAGAATGACACGGTTGTTCTGTATTTTCACGGCGGCGCCTATCTGTTCGGCAGCCCTGAAACCCATGAGACGATGCTGGCCGCCTTGGCGCAGCGCACCCGCGGTTGGGTGTTTGCGCCGCGCTATCGTCTGGCACCCGAACACCCGTTTCCCGCCGCGTTCGACGATGCGGTTGCCGCGTGGGATGGGTTGTTGGCGCGGGGCTATGATCCGCGCGATATCGTGATTGGCGGCGATTCGGCGGGTGGCGGCCTGGCGCTGGCGCTGTTGTCGCATTTGCTGAACCGCGGCCAAAGCCCGGCCGGTCTGTTTGCGTATTCCCCCTGGACCGATCTCACGCTGTCGGGGGCTTCGCTGGTGACCAATGCCGCGCGCGAGCATATTCTGGCCGCCAATCGTTTCACCGAGGTGCGGCGGTTGATTTTGGGGGGCGCGCGGCCCCAGGATGCCGCCGATCCCCGGCTCTCGCCGATCCACGCCAGCTTCCCCGCGCCGCCGCCGATCCAGATCCATGTCGCGGAATCCGAAGTGCTGCGCGATGATTCGCTCCGGATGCGCAGCCGCGTGCCCGAGGCCGAGATCAAACTGGCCGGCGACCTGCCGCATGTGTGGACCTTGCTCCACAATCTCATGCCCGAGGCCCGCGCCACTCTGGATGAGACGGCAGCATTCATCCGGTCGTGTGCGCACCAACCGTCAGGCGAAAACTGACCGCTTCGGCGACATGCGGCTGGCGCACCGTGTCGCTGCCCTCCAGATCGGCAATCGTGCGCGCAACCCGCAAAACGCGGTGATAGCCGCGCGCGGTCAGGCCAAAACGATCCGCAACGCGGGTCAACAGGGCGCGCCCGTCGGCATCTGGCGTGGCGATCTCCTCCAGCAGCGCGCCCTCGGCATCGGCATTCACCCGAACCTGTGGCAGCGTGGCAAACCGTGTCGCCTGCACCTGCCGAGCCTGCGCGACCTGCGCGGCAATCTGCGCCGAGCTTTCCCCGGTGGCGGGCAGGTCCAGATCCGACCACGCGACCGGCGGCACCTCGATGCGCAGGTCGAAACGGTCCATCAACGGGCCAGAGATGCGCCCCATATAATCATCGCCGCAACCGGGTGCGCGCGCACAGGCGCGGGCGGGTTCCGCCAAATAGCCGCAGCGGCAGGGATTCGCCGCCGCGACCAGCAAAAACCGGCAGGGATAGCGCGTGTGGGCATTGGCGCGCGCCACGACGACTTCGCCGGTCTCGATGGGTTGGCGCAGGGTTTCCAAGACGGTGCGCGGGAACTCGGGGAATTCATCCATGAACAACACACCATTATGCGCGAGGCTGATTTCGCCCGGTTTCGCGTTGCGCCCGCCGCCGACGATTGCCGCGACCGAGGCGGTGTGATGGGGCTCGCGGAACGGCCTTTGGCGGGAAATCCCGCCTTCGTCCAGAAGCCCGGCGAGCGACTGGATCATCGAGGTTTCCAGGGCCTCGGCGGGCGAAAGCGGCGGCAAGATGCCCGGTAACCGCGCCGCCAGCATGGATTTTCCCGAACCGGGCGAGCCAACCATCAGCATGTGATGCCGCCCCGCGGCGGCGATGATCAAGGCGCGTTTCGCCCGTTCCTGGCCCTTCACATCGCGCAGATCGCGTTGCGTCGTGTCGCGCGCCACCTCGCCGGGTTGGGCGCGGGGCAGGGGGGCTTGGCCGGTGAAATGGCGGATCGCGTCGCTCAGGGTGGCGGGGGCAAAGACCCGTGCTGCCCCCACCCAGGCGGCCTCGGCGCCGCAGGGTTTCGGGCAGACCAGCGCGCAATCCTCGGCGGCGGCGGCCATCGCCGCGGGTAATGCGCCGACCACCGCAACCAACGTGCCGTCCAGCGCCAATTCGCCCAGCGACACGGTTTGTGCGAGGTCTTCGGGCGGGATGATGCCCAGCGCGGCCAGCAGGGCCAGCGCAATCGGCAGGTCGAAATGCGAGCCTGCCTTGGGCAGGTCGGCGGGCGACAGGTTGATGGTGATGCGGCGCGGCGGCAGGGCGATGGAGAGCGAGGAAAACGCCGCGCGCACCCGTTCGCGCGCCTCGGACACCGCCTTGTCGGGCAGGCCGACGATATGGAACGCGGGCAGGCCGGGCGAGAGCACGCATTGCGCCTCGACGATCCGCGCGTCGATCCCCTCAAAGGCCACAGTGCGCGCCCGTGCCAGCATATCCACCCCCAGTTTGACCCGATCCTAAAGGTTAACTGGTTAGCAAAGGGTAAACGGACGTCCGCTGGGCTTTGCTTTATCGCAAAGTCCGACGTGGAGTCGGGCGATAGACTGGTCGGCGACTGGAGGTCGCCATGCCCGCTGCCCAGAACCACGCCGAGTTGCTCACCGTCACCAAATTGGAATTCGCCAAGCTGCAAACGCTTTTGGCCGGGGTTGATCCGGGGCGTGTGGACCGACCCGATGCCGACGGCTGGACCATACGCGAGGTGATTGCGCACCGGGCGCATTGGGTGGTGTTGTTCCTGCATTGGCGGGCTGCGGCGTTGGCGGGGCATGACGTGCAGACCCCGGCACCGGGCTATAAATGGAACCAGTTGACGGCATACAATGCCTTGGTCCGAGAACAGGCGGCAGGGCGGGATTGGGCGCAGGTAAACGCGGACCTCAGCGCCGCGCACGGACGGTTGCTGGCCTGTCTGGAGGCGGCGGATGATGCCGAGCTGTACACAAAACACCTTTATCCGTGGATGAATGACTGGACGCTTGGCCGCTGGGCCGAGGCAGCCGGGGCCAGTCATTACCGGTCAGCGGCGAAAACGATTCGCAAGATGCTGCGGGAACCGGGCTAGGGGCCGCGGGTCTGCGCGGTGGTCATGGCGCAGGAATGGGTCCGGATTCGGACCATGGAAAAGGCGCGCAGGTTGCCCTGCGCGCCCCGAGATCTGGTTCGGTGCGTGCAAGCACGCACCCTACACCTTACTTGATGATCTTGGACACCACGCCAGCGCCGACGGTGCGGCCGCCTTCGCGGATGGCGAAGCGCAGCTTCTCTTCCATGGCGATCGGCGCGATCAGTTCGACTTCGAACTTCAGGTTGTCGCCGGGCATCACCATCTCGGTGCCCTCGGGCAGCTTGACGGTGCCGGTGACGTCCGTGGTGCGGAAGTAGAACTGCGGGCGGTAGTTGGCGAAGAACGGCGTGTGACGGCCACCCTCATCCTTGGTCAGGATATAGGCCTCGGCCTCGAACTCGGTGTGTGGCAGAACCGACTTCGGCTTGCACAGAACCTGGCCACGCTCCACGCCCTCGCGGTCGATGCCGCGCAGCAGGATGCCGACGTTGTCGCCTGCCTCACCACGATCCAGCAGCTTGCGGAACATTTCCACGCCGGTGCAGGTCGATTTCTTGGTGTCGCGGATGCCGACGATTTCGATCTCGTCGCCAACGTTGATCACGCCGCGCTCGATGCGGCCGGTCACCACCGTACCACGGCCGGAAATCGAGAACACGTCCTCGATCGGCATCAGGAACGGCTGGTCCACGGCACGGGCCGGGGTCGGAATGTACTCGTCAACCGCTTTCAGCAGCGCGCGGATCGAGTTCTCGCCGATTTCCGGCTGCGTGCCGTTCATCGCGTGCAGCGCCGAGCCCTTGATGATCGGGATATCGTCGCCGGGGTACTCGTATTTGCTGAGCAGCTCGCGGATTTCCATCTCGACCAGCTCGAGCAGTTCCTCGTCATCCACCTGGTCGACCTTGTTCATGTAGACAACCATGTAGGGAATGCCGACCTGACGGCCAAGCAGGATGTGCTCGCGGGTCTGCGGCATCGGGCCGTCGGCGGCGTTCACCACCAGGATCGCGCCGTCCATCTGTGCGGCACCGGTGATCATGTTCTTGACGTAGTCGGCGTGGCCGGGGCAGTCGACGTGTGCATAGTGACGCGTCTCGGTCTCGTATTCGACATGCGCGGTCGAGATCGTGATGCCACGGGCCTTCTCTTCGGGCGCGCCGTCGATCTGGTCATAGGCGCGGAAGTCGCCAAAATACTTGGTGATCGCAGCCGTCAGCGTCGTCTTGCCATGGTCAACGTGACCAATCGTGCCGATGTTCACGTGCGGTTTGTTCCGTTCAAACTTTGCCTTTGCCATGATGGCTTCTCCTCAATTCTTGGTCAGCGCAGCGGGGGAAGCCCCGCCCTACGGGTCGGTGTCGAGCGCGGCGGGCCCTCTCAAGGCGTCTCAGCCCAGACCAATGGACCCGCACAACTGGCAAGCCGCGTCGCGCGCGAGATAAAGGCGGGGCGCAGGAAAATCAAGCGCATTGGCGCATTTGGCGGTCAATATTCGCCCGATCGCCGGATTTACGCGGCGGCGCCCGCTTTGGCTTGCGTTACGACCCGGTCGGCAACCCGGTGACCGAGGCGCAACGATCAACCTCGGGCGCTTCGCTGGATGCGGCACGGGTCACGCGCGGCGGAGTCGCACTGTCCGCTTCGGCATCGACCGCCGGGTCGCCACCATCCTGGCCATGCTGGAACCATTCGGGGTTTTCCGCCAGCCAGTTCTCGATGCGGATCGCCGCGTTCTGCGCCAGAACCTGCATCTGCTGTTCGGCGGTCTGGGTCAGGCCCGAGCCAACAAGACTGGTGCCCGAGGCGCTTTCCAGCACGGTGAATTGTTCGGGTTCATCATTCAGCGGCCGCCCCAGCACATCGTCCCAGACGTTGGTGCTGATGATCAGCGCCGAGCGTGGCGAGGCGACGATCGGGATGCCCGGAACCGCCAGCACATAGGCATCCAGATGCATGGCGATATGATACAGGCGATCCCCGTCATAGCGGCCAAAACGACGGTCAACCTCGGCGCGGATCAGCCGCGAGAATTCCTCCAGATCGGCTTCGCGCGACAGCGGTCCTTGCACCGCGTCATTGATGGTGACGATGTTGTAACACAACCGGAAATCACCCAATTCGGCCCGTTCCTCTCCCAGTATCGCACCATTGGCACAGGCCGACAGCAGCCCGGCGGCGGCGAGCAGGGCGAGTTTGCGAAAGGGCAGGCGTGGTGTCAGCATGGCGATTTCCCGGGTTCTGAACTTTCTAGCCTTAGCGGAATGCCCCCGGCATGGCAACGCCGACGGCGCGGCTTGACCCGGTTTGACATCAGGTGAAGCGGTTGTCGCGGGGGAAGCCGCGCGGCGCCATGCGGCCGGCGGCGGCGCGTTTGGCCAGCCAGTCGTCCAGCACGGTCTCAAGACGGGTGCGCCCGGCGGGGTCTTTCCACGACAGACCTTCGGCCAGGGTGAGGGTGGTCAGATCGCTCAGACCGCCGTCCTTGTATCGTTGCAACCGCACACCTTTGCCCCGGTTCATTTCCGGCAACTCGTCCAGCGGGAACACCAGCAATTTGCGGTTTTCGCCGACCACAGCCACATGGTCGCCGTTGATTGGCTTGCAGATCAGGGCGCGGGCCTCGGCGCGCACATTCAGCACCTGTTTGCCGGCGCGGGTCTGGGCCAGAACCTCGTCCGAGGGCACGATGAACCCGTCACCGTCGCTTGACGCCACGATCATGCGCCGCCTGGCCTCATGCACAAAGATATCGACGATCTGCGCCTCGTTGGGCAGATCGACCATCAGGCGCACGGGTTCGCCCATGCCACGCCCGCCGGGCAGGTTGACGCCGATCAGCGTATAGAATCGCCCGTTGCTGCCAAAGATCACGATCTTGTCGGGGGTCTCGGCATGGAAGGCAAAGGCGGCCTCGTCGCCGTCCTTGAACTTGAACTCACTGTCCAGCGCGACATGACCCTTCATCGCGCGGATCCAGCCCATTTTCGAACAGACCACGGTGATCGGTTCCCGCTCGATCATCGCCTCGAACGGCACTTCCTCGATTTGCGCGGCCTCGGCAAAGGTAGACCGGCGCGCGCCCAAGGCGGTGCCCTTGCCGAAGCTCTTGCGCACTTCGGCCAGTTCCTGCTTGATCCGCGTCCATTGCCGACGCTCGGAGCCCAGCAGATCAACCAGCGCCTCACGCTCTTTGAGCAACTCATCACGCTCGCGGCGCAGCTCGATTTCTTCGAGCTTGCGCAAGCTGCGCAGCCGCATGTTCAGGATCGCTTCGGCCTGCACCTCGGTCAACTCGCCCGCGCCGGGGGCGGGGGCGATATAATCGGCCTCGGACATCGCGCGCGGGAAGGTCTTGCCCCATTGCTCGCGCATCAGCGCATCGCGCGGCGTCTGGTCATAGCGGATGATGTCGATCACCCGGTCGAGGTTCAGATAGGCAATGATATAGCCTTCCAGCACCTCAAGGCGGTGGTCGATCTTTTCCAGCCGGTACTGGCTGCGGCGTTTGAGCACCTCGCGTCGATGGTCGAGGAATGCCTGCAACACCTCGCGCAGCCCGCAAACCCTGGGCGTGCGCCCGTCGATCAGCACGTTCATGTTCAGGCTGAAACGGATCTCCAGGTCAGAAGATTTCATCAACATGCCCATCAGCATGTCGGGGTCCACGTTCTTCGAGCGCGGCTCCAGCACGATGCGCACATCATCCGCCGATTCGTCGCGCACATCGCCCAGAAGCGGCACTTTCTTGGTCTGGATGATCTCGGCCAGCTTTTCGATCAGCTTGGATTTCTGCACCTGATAGGGGATTTCGGTGACGATGATCTGCCAGGCGCCGCGCGGCAACTCCTCACGCTCCCAGGTCGCGCGCAGCCGGAAACTGCCGCGCCCGGTGCGGTACGATTCCAGGATCGACGACCGCGGCTCGACAATCACGCCGCCGGTCGGAAAATCTGGGCCAGGCACCAGATCGACCAGCGCCTCGTCGCTGATATCCGGCGTGTCGATCAAGGCGACCGAGGCATCGACCAATTCATCCAGATTATGCGGCGGGATATTGGTGGCCATGCCCACGGCAATGCCGCTCGATCCGTTGGCCAACAGGTTCGGAAAGGCGGCGGGCAGAACCACGGGTTCTTCCAGCGTGCCGTCGTAATTGGGCCGGAAATCAACCGCGTTTTCCGACAACCCCTCCAGCAGCGCCTCGGCGGCGGCGGTCATGCGGGCCTCGGTGTAGCGGCTGGCGGCGGGGTTGTCGCCGTCGATGTTGCCAAAATTGCCCTGCCCATGCACCAGCGGATAGCGCACGTTGAAATCCTGCGCCAAACGCGCCATCGCATCATAGATCGCCGCGTCGCCATGCGGGTGATAATTGCCCATCACATCGCCGCTGATCTTGGCGGATTTGCGGAACCCGCCGGTCGAGGACAGCTTCAACTCGCGCATCGCAAACAGGATGCGCCGGTGTACCGGCTTCAACCCGTCGCGGGCATCGGGCAGGGCGCGGTGCATGATCGTGCTCAGCGCATATTGCAAATACCGCTCGCCCAACGCGCGGCGCAGCGGCTCGGCCAGCGGGGCCGTCACGGGGGGCAAGGATTCGTCGTCATTGGGCGTATCGTCGGTCATGCGCTGCTTCTAGCGCTTCGGCGCGACAAGGGAAATCTGCTTTTTCACCCGCGTCTCACCGATCCCCCCTCATCTTGCCAAAAATACTCATCTTTGACTCGGGTGGCGACGTGTCCTGACGCCCGGGAATGGAGGACGCCTCTTTGACCTTACCGGTCCTGCTGTTCAGCATCCCAGGTCTTGAGCCACCGCTTTGGTGCCGCCGCGCGCCATTGTTGGATCAGCCGCACCTTGGCCCAGTCGGGGTCAAGACGCCCGCCCATCACCAGGATCAATTTATGGGCGCGGTAATGCGGATGCAGCACGAACGTCTCTGGATCCGCCTCGAGCAGCATCTCGCGTTCGTCAAAATCGCATTTGAACACCGCCGCATCGACGTAGGGCGACCACCAGACCCACATCTTGCCATGCGCCCGCAGGCAGGCATTGCCCCACGCCGTTCCGTCTTCGACGCGTGGCAGGTTCAAAGACAAAGCGACGTCACGCAATTCGGCATAGCTGTTGATCATGCGGCCAGTTTGCCACGGTTTTGCGCGAGCCGCAAACCCTGGCGAGAGGGGGTGCGCGGCTTACCCCCATCGAGGGGGTTCGCCGCGCCGGGGGACGCTGTCCCCCGCGGCCTGCGGCCTTCCCCCTGGGATATTTCAAGAACAAAGACGGGAGTCAGTGGGCTTCGGCCCAGTTCGGTCCGGTGCCCGCCTCGACGATCAGCGCGACATCGAGCGAGACCGCCGGGCTTGCGGCGTTTTCCATCACGGTCTTGACCCGTGCGATGGTTTCGTCGACGGCGTCATCGGCGACCTCGAACACCAGTTCGTCATGCACTTGCAGCAGCATCTTGGCGGGCAGGTCTGCAATGGCGTCAGGCACGCGGATCATGGCGCGGCGGATCACATCGGCAGCGGTGCCTTGGATCGGCGCGTTGATCGCCCCGCGTTTGGCAAAGCCAGCAGCCGGGCCTTTGGCGTTGATCTCGGGCGTATGGATGCGCCGCCCGAACAGGGTTTCGACGTATTTATGTTCTTTGGCAAAGGCGATGGTGTCGTCCATCCAGGCGCGAATGCCGGGGAAGCGCTCGAAGTAGGTGTCGATGAAGGCCTGCGCCTCGGCCCGCGGGATGCGCAGGTTGCGCGCCAGGCCAAAGCCCGAGATGCCGTAGATCACGCCGAAATTGATCGCCTTGGCGCGGCGGCGGATGTCGGGGGTCATCTGGTCCATCGGCACGTTGAACATCTCGCTGGCGGTCATCGCGTGAATGTCCAACCCGTCCTTGAACGCCTGTTTCATCGCCGGCAGGTTTGCCACATGGGCGAGGATGCGCAGTTCGATCTGGCTGTAATCGAGGCTGACCAGCGACTTGCCCTCGGCCGCGACAAAGGCCTCGCGGATGCGGCGGCCTTCCTCGGTGCGGATCGGGATGTTTTGCAGGTTCGGATCGGTCGAGGCCAGCCGCCCGGTATTCGCGCCGGTTTGCACATAAGACGTATGCACGCGGCCGGTGTCGGGGTTGATATGGTCCTGCAACGCATCGGTATAGGTCGATTTCAGCTTCGAGAGTTGCCGCCAGTCCAGCACCCGGCCCGGCAGATCATGTTCGGTCGCCAGATCCTCGAGGATATCCGCGCCGGTCGAATAGGCCCCGGTCTTGCCGGTCTTGCCGCCCGGCAGGCCCATCTTGTCGAACAGGATTTCCCCCAGTTGCTTGGGTGAGCCGACGTTGAAGCTCTCGCCCGCCAGCTCATGGATTTCCGCCTCGAGGCCCGCCATCTTTTGCGCAAAGGCGTTCGACATGCGCGACAGCGTATCGCGGTCGACCTGAATGCCGTGCATCTCCATCTCGGCCAGCACCGGCACCAGCGGGCGCTCCAGCGTCTCGTACACCGTCGTCACCCGCTCGCGGTGCAGGCGCGGGCGCAAGGCGTGCCACAGACGCAGGGTGATATCCGCATCCTCGCCGGCGTATTTCACCGCATCCTCAATCGGCACATTGTCAAAGGTTTTCGCGGCTTTGCCGGTGCCCAGCAGCGACTTGATCGGGATCGGCTTGTGGCCCAGATATTCCTCGCTGAGGGCATCCATGCCGTGATTGTGCAGCCCTGCGTTCAGCGCGTAAGACATCAGCATCGTGTCATCAAGGGACACCACCGACACGCCCGCCCGCTTGAAAATCTTGGCGTCGTATTTGGCGTTCTGAAAGATCTTGAGGATCGACGGATCCTCCAGCATCGGCTTCAGGATCGCCAGCGCCGCCTCCGGGTTCATCTGGCCGTCCAGCCGCTTGGCCGCGCCGAACAGATCGCCCGCCCCCGCGCGGTGGTTCAGCGGAATGTAGCAGGCGTCATTCGGGGCCAGCGCCAGCGACACGCCAACCAATTCGGCGCGCATCTCGTCCAGCGAGGTGGTTTCCGTATCCACCGCGACATGACCCTGCTCATAAATCCGCGCGATCCAGGCCTGCAACGCCCCGGCATCGGAAACACAGGCGTAACCCT
This region includes:
- the gshB gene encoding glutathione synthase, which gives rise to MRIAFQMDPINAVNINADSSFRLAEEAQARGHELFYYTPDRLTFDEGRVVARAWPLKVQRVQGDHAHLGDEITLDLSTVDVVWLRQDPPFDMAYITSTHLLDMIRDTTLVVNDPFWVRNYPEKLLVLRFQDLTPPTMIARTLHDIRAFKHRHGDIILKPLYGNGGAGVFRLDTEDRNLASLHELFTGFSREPLIVQKFLPAVSKGDKRVILVDGEPVGAINRVPAKGETRSNMHVGGRAEKTDLTDRDREICAKIGPLLREKGQVFVGIDVIGDWLTEINLTSPTGIQELERFDGINVAGKIWDAIEARRAGA
- a CDS encoding YraN family protein, coding for MSGAVSYHAGLSAEDQVARDYVRRGFPVAARRWRGKGGEIDLILRDGAGFVFVEVKKSRDHARAAERLRPQQMQRLFAAASEYLGQCPTGLDTFARFDVALIDAQGRIQILENALSG
- the rsmI gene encoding 16S rRNA (cytidine(1402)-2'-O)-methyltransferase, whose product is MTHEQEPEHSEPLFAASPRRVPSGLHLVATPIGAARDITLRTLDILAGADVLAAEDTRSLRRLMEMHGVRVAGRPLLAYHDHNGAQMRPRLLAALAEGKSVAFAPEAGTPMVSDPGYQLARAAIDAGFPVVAAPGASAVLAALAVGGLPTDRFCFMGFAPAQAGARKRFLAEAALIPATLAFYESPKRIHRMLAEVAETLGETRACALCRELTKRYEEVVRGTVAEVVAQIEGRDLKGEIVLLVGRAPEGSGAAIDLDGALRAALDGSTLREAVDDVSAMTGLPRRQVYQRALALTQKDDD
- a CDS encoding YifB family Mg chelatase-like AAA ATPase gives rise to the protein MLARARTVAFEGIDARIVEAQCVLSPGLPAFHIVGLPDKAVSEARERVRAAFSSLSIALPPRRITINLSPADLPKAGSHFDLPIALALLAALGIIPPEDLAQTVSLGELALDGTLVAVVGALPAAMAAAAEDCALVCPKPCGAEAAWVGAARVFAPATLSDAIRHFTGQAPLPRAQPGEVARDTTQRDLRDVKGQERAKRALIIAAAGRHHMLMVGSPGSGKSMLAARLPGILPPLSPAEALETSMIQSLAGLLDEGGISRQRPFREPHHTASVAAIVGGGRNAKPGEISLAHNGVLFMDEFPEFPRTVLETLRQPIETGEVVVARANAHTRYPCRFLLVAAANPCRCGYLAEPARACARAPGCGDDYMGRISGPLMDRFDLRIEVPPVAWSDLDLPATGESSAQIAAQVAQARQVQATRFATLPQVRVNADAEGALLEEIATPDADGRALLTRVADRFGLTARGYHRVLRVARTIADLEGSDTVRQPHVAEAVSFRLTVGAHTTG
- a CDS encoding ClbS/DfsB family four-helix bundle protein: MPAAQNHAELLTVTKLEFAKLQTLLAGVDPGRVDRPDADGWTIREVIAHRAHWVVLFLHWRAAALAGHDVQTPAPGYKWNQLTAYNALVREQAAGRDWAQVNADLSAAHGRLLACLEAADDAELYTKHLYPWMNDWTLGRWAEAAGASHYRSAAKTIRKMLREPG
- a CDS encoding alpha/beta hydrolase fold domain-containing protein; the protein is MTWQARAINQLCRLTIRRAFARQSDPVATRRAINRLSRLGAWSPPLSLSQEGRIGGVSGLWISNQRQNDTVVLYFHGGAYLFGSPETHETMLAALAQRTRGWVFAPRYRLAPEHPFPAAFDDAVAAWDGLLARGYDPRDIVIGGDSAGGGLALALLSHLLNRGQSPAGLFAYSPWTDLTLSGASLVTNAAREHILAANRFTEVRRLILGGARPQDAADPRLSPIHASFPAPPPIQIHVAESEVLRDDSLRMRSRVPEAEIKLAGDLPHVWTLLHNLMPEARATLDETAAFIRSCAHQPSGEN
- a CDS encoding DNA topoisomerase IV subunit A, whose protein sequence is MTDDTPNDDESLPPVTAPLAEPLRRALGERYLQYALSTIMHRALPDARDGLKPVHRRILFAMRELKLSSTGGFRKSAKISGDVMGNYHPHGDAAIYDAMARLAQDFNVRYPLVHGQGNFGNIDGDNPAASRYTEARMTAAAEALLEGLSENAVDFRPNYDGTLEEPVVLPAAFPNLLANGSSGIAVGMATNIPPHNLDELVDASVALIDTPDISDEALVDLVPGPDFPTGGVIVEPRSSILESYRTGRGSFRLRATWEREELPRGAWQIIVTEIPYQVQKSKLIEKLAEIIQTKKVPLLGDVRDESADDVRIVLEPRSKNVDPDMLMGMLMKSSDLEIRFSLNMNVLIDGRTPRVCGLREVLQAFLDHRREVLKRRSQYRLEKIDHRLEVLEGYIIAYLNLDRVIDIIRYDQTPRDALMREQWGKTFPRAMSEADYIAPAPGAGELTEVQAEAILNMRLRSLRKLEEIELRRERDELLKEREALVDLLGSERRQWTRIKQELAEVRKSFGKGTALGARRSTFAEAAQIEEVPFEAMIEREPITVVCSKMGWIRAMKGHVALDSEFKFKDGDEAAFAFHAETPDKIVIFGSNGRFYTLIGVNLPGGRGMGEPVRLMVDLPNEAQIVDIFVHEARRRMIVASSDGDGFIVPSDEVLAQTRAGKQVLNVRAEARALICKPINGDHVAVVGENRKLLVFPLDELPEMNRGKGVRLQRYKDGGLSDLTTLTLAEGLSWKDPAGRTRLETVLDDWLAKRAAAGRMAPRGFPRDNRFT
- the tuf gene encoding elongation factor Tu; translation: MAKAKFERNKPHVNIGTIGHVDHGKTTLTAAITKYFGDFRAYDQIDGAPEEKARGITISTAHVEYETETRHYAHVDCPGHADYVKNMITGAAQMDGAILVVNAADGPMPQTREHILLGRQVGIPYMVVYMNKVDQVDDEELLELVEMEIRELLSKYEYPGDDIPIIKGSALHAMNGTQPEIGENSIRALLKAVDEYIPTPARAVDQPFLMPIEDVFSISGRGTVVTGRIERGVINVGDEIEIVGIRDTKKSTCTGVEMFRKLLDRGEAGDNVGILLRGIDREGVERGQVLCKPKSVLPHTEFEAEAYILTKDEGGRHTPFFANYRPQFYFRTTDVTGTVKLPEGTEMVMPGDNLKFEVELIAPIAMEEKLRFAIREGGRTVGAGVVSKIIK